A single Saccopteryx bilineata isolate mSacBil1 chromosome 9, mSacBil1_pri_phased_curated, whole genome shotgun sequence DNA region contains:
- the LOC136312665 gene encoding cytochrome P450 2A13-like, translating into MFYYVMKHLPGPQQQAFKELKALEDFITKKVEQNQRTLDRNSPQNFIDSFLIHMQEEQKNPNTEFNVKNLVMTALSLFFAGTETVSTTLRYDFLLLMKHPDVEAKVHEEIDRVIGKNRQPKFEDRTKMPYTEAVIHKIQRFGDMLPMGLARRVTKDTKFRDILLPKGIEVFPMLWSVLKDPKFFSSPRDFNPQHFLEEKRQFKKNDAFVPFSIGKRYCLGEGMARMELFLFLTTIMQNFHFKSPQSPQVIDVSPKHVGFATIPPTYTMSFLPR; encoded by the exons ATGTTCTACTATGTGATGAAACACTTGCCAGGACCACAGCAACAGGCATTTAAGGAACTGAAGGCACTGGAGGACTTTATAACCAAGAAGGTGGAGCAGAATCAACGTACACTGGATCGCAACTCCCCTCAGAACTTCATTGACTCCTTCCTCATCCACATGCAGGAG GAACAGAAGAATCCCAACACAGAGTTCAATGTGAAGAACCTGGTGATGACAGCACTTAGCCTTTTCTTTGCGGGTACCGAGACAGTCAGCACAACCCTGCGTTATGACTTTCTGCTGCTAATGAAGCACCCAGATGTGGAGG ccaaggtccatgaggaGATTGACCGGGTGATTGGCAAGAACCGTCAGCCCAAGTTTGAAGACCGCACCAAGATGCCCTACACAGAGGCGGTGATCCACAAAATCCAAAGATTCGGAGACATGCTCCCTATGGGATTGGCCCGCAGAGTCACCAAAGACACCAAGTTTCGGGATATCCTCCTCCCTAAG GGCATTGAAGTGTTTCCTATGTTGTGGTCAGTGCTAAAAGACCCCAAGTTCTTCTCCAGTCCTAGAGATTTCAACCCCCAGCATTTCCTAGAGGAGAAGAGGCAATTTAAGAAGAATGATGCTTTTGTGCCCTTCTCCATTG GAAAGCGGTACTGCTTGGGAGAAGGCATGGCTAGAATGgaactctttctcttcctcaccaCCATCATGCAGAACTTCCACTTCAAGTCCCCTCAGTCACCCCAGGTCATCGATGTGTCTCCCAAACACGTGGGCTTTGCCACCATTCCACCAACCTACACCATGAGCTTCCTGCCCCGCTGA